From the genome of Antennarius striatus isolate MH-2024 chromosome 19, ASM4005453v1, whole genome shotgun sequence, one region includes:
- the pgm3 gene encoding phosphoacetylglucosamine mutase isoform X1 → MMAQFPEVLQQSTLHPKPVGLLLQYATAGFRTNAQHLDHVMFRMGVLATLRSKKTKATIGVMVTASHNPEEDNGVKLIDPMGEMLSQKWEGFATQLANSEQDDFLTALKDVVEKESIDMSQEGSVFVGRDTRSSSASLSQSVLDGVSALGGHSKDYGLLTTPQLHYMVRCQNTQGKYGEATLEGYYKKLSQAFIQLTKNASNCTDDQKHLTVDAANGIGALKLREMECHLKKELHISLFNDGSKGKLNHQCGADFVKTQQKAPTGITINPGERGCSFDGDADRLVYYYMDSEGQFHLLDGDKIATLICTFLKELFTQVGLNLKVAVVQTAYANGSSTNYLEDTMKVIVRCTKTGVKHLHHAAQEFDVGIYFEANGHGTVLFSEAAEEKIQQLVENVTTDEEKRRAGLLLQNTVNVINQTVGDAISDMLLIEAILTIKGMTIQQWDAIYSDLPNRQLKVKVADRRVIDTKDAERRAVSPEGLQESIDTLVKNHRRARSFVRPSGTEDVVRVYAEAETQESADALAHEVSLAVYHLAGGVGGEPKLLS, encoded by the exons a TGATGGCCCAGTTTCCAGAAGTATTACAGCAGTCCACTCTTCACCCTAAACCTGTAGGCTTACTTTTGCAGTATGCCACTGCTGGGTTCAGGACCAACGCCCAACACCTCGACCACGTCATGTTCAGAATGGGAGTGCTGGCTACTCTTCGCTCCAAAAAAACTAAAGCCACCATAGGTGTCATGGTCACTGCATCACACAACCCAGAG GAGGACAATGGGGTGAAGCTAATTGATCCCATGGGGGAAATGCTGTCACAGAAATGGGAGGGCTTTGCCACCCAACTGGCCAATTCAGAGCAGGATGATTTCCTCACGGCTCTGAAGGATGTTGTAGAGAAAGAGTCCATAGACATGAGCCAGGAAGGAAGTGTATTTGTGGGCAGAGACACCCG AAGCAGCAGTGCCAGCCTTTCACAGTCTGTTCTGGACGGAGTATCCGCACTAGGTGGTCACAGCAAAG ACTATGGCTTGTTGACCACTCCACAGCTCCACTACATGGTTCGCTGTCAGAACACACAAGGGAAATATGGAGAAGCCACATTGGAAGGATATTATAAGAAACTCTCCCAGGCTTTTATTCAGCTCACCAAGAAT GCGTCCAATTGCACGGATGACCAGAAGCACCTGACTGTGGATGCGGCTAATGGTATTGGGGCTCTGAAGCTGCGTGAGATGGAATGTCATCtgaagaaggagctgcacaTATCGCTGTTCAATGACGGCAGCAAAGGAAAGCTCAACCACCAATGCGGGGCTGACTTTGTCAAAACACAGCAAAAGGCTCCAACAG GCATTACAATAAACCCCGGGGAGCGTGGCTGTTCCTTTGATGGCGATGCTGACCGATTAGTTTACTACTACATGGACTCAGAAGGACAGTTTCACCTGCTGGATGGAGACAAAATTGCTACTCTCATCTGTACATTCTTAAAAGAGCTATTTACACAG GTTGGTTTAAACCTGAAGGTAGCAGTTGTGCAAACTGCTTATGCTAACGGTAGCTCAACAAACTATCTGGAAGACACCATGAAG gtAATAGTGAGGTGTACGAAGACAGGAgtgaaacatcttcatcatGCAGCCCAGGAGTTTGATGTTGGCATTTACTTTGAAGCCAACGGTCATGGAACT GTGTTGTTCAGTGAGGCGGCTGAAGAGAagatccagcagctggtggagaaCGTGACCACTGATGAGGAAAAAAGGAGAGCAGGTCTCCTGCTGCAGAACACTGTGAACGTCATAaaccag ACTGTAGGTGATGCCATTTCTGACATGCTGCTGATTGAAGCCATATTAACCATCAAGGGTATGACTATACAGCAGTGGGACGCCATCTATAGTGATCTGCCTAACAGGCAGCTCAAAGTCAAG GTAGCGGACCGCAGGGTGATCGACACAAAGGATGCAGAGAGAAGAGCCGTGAGCCCAGAAGGACTGCAGGAGTCCATCGACACGCTGGTGAAGAATCACAGACGGGCTCGCTCCTTTGTGAGGCCCTCCGGCACCGAGGACGTGGTCAGGGTTTACGCTGAGGCAGAAACACAG GAGAGCGCTGATGCCCTGGCACATGAAGTCAGCCTTGCAGTATATCATCTCGCTGGAGGAGTGGGGGGTGAACCCAAACTGTTATCCTAG
- the pgm3 gene encoding phosphoacetylglucosamine mutase isoform X2, translating into MAQFPEVLQQSTLHPKPVGLLLQYATAGFRTNAQHLDHVMFRMGVLATLRSKKTKATIGVMVTASHNPEEDNGVKLIDPMGEMLSQKWEGFATQLANSEQDDFLTALKDVVEKESIDMSQEGSVFVGRDTRSSSASLSQSVLDGVSALGGHSKDYGLLTTPQLHYMVRCQNTQGKYGEATLEGYYKKLSQAFIQLTKNASNCTDDQKHLTVDAANGIGALKLREMECHLKKELHISLFNDGSKGKLNHQCGADFVKTQQKAPTGITINPGERGCSFDGDADRLVYYYMDSEGQFHLLDGDKIATLICTFLKELFTQVGLNLKVAVVQTAYANGSSTNYLEDTMKVIVRCTKTGVKHLHHAAQEFDVGIYFEANGHGTVLFSEAAEEKIQQLVENVTTDEEKRRAGLLLQNTVNVINQTVGDAISDMLLIEAILTIKGMTIQQWDAIYSDLPNRQLKVKVADRRVIDTKDAERRAVSPEGLQESIDTLVKNHRRARSFVRPSGTEDVVRVYAEAETQESADALAHEVSLAVYHLAGGVGGEPKLLS; encoded by the exons ATGGCCCAGTTTCCAGAAGTATTACAGCAGTCCACTCTTCACCCTAAACCTGTAGGCTTACTTTTGCAGTATGCCACTGCTGGGTTCAGGACCAACGCCCAACACCTCGACCACGTCATGTTCAGAATGGGAGTGCTGGCTACTCTTCGCTCCAAAAAAACTAAAGCCACCATAGGTGTCATGGTCACTGCATCACACAACCCAGAG GAGGACAATGGGGTGAAGCTAATTGATCCCATGGGGGAAATGCTGTCACAGAAATGGGAGGGCTTTGCCACCCAACTGGCCAATTCAGAGCAGGATGATTTCCTCACGGCTCTGAAGGATGTTGTAGAGAAAGAGTCCATAGACATGAGCCAGGAAGGAAGTGTATTTGTGGGCAGAGACACCCG AAGCAGCAGTGCCAGCCTTTCACAGTCTGTTCTGGACGGAGTATCCGCACTAGGTGGTCACAGCAAAG ACTATGGCTTGTTGACCACTCCACAGCTCCACTACATGGTTCGCTGTCAGAACACACAAGGGAAATATGGAGAAGCCACATTGGAAGGATATTATAAGAAACTCTCCCAGGCTTTTATTCAGCTCACCAAGAAT GCGTCCAATTGCACGGATGACCAGAAGCACCTGACTGTGGATGCGGCTAATGGTATTGGGGCTCTGAAGCTGCGTGAGATGGAATGTCATCtgaagaaggagctgcacaTATCGCTGTTCAATGACGGCAGCAAAGGAAAGCTCAACCACCAATGCGGGGCTGACTTTGTCAAAACACAGCAAAAGGCTCCAACAG GCATTACAATAAACCCCGGGGAGCGTGGCTGTTCCTTTGATGGCGATGCTGACCGATTAGTTTACTACTACATGGACTCAGAAGGACAGTTTCACCTGCTGGATGGAGACAAAATTGCTACTCTCATCTGTACATTCTTAAAAGAGCTATTTACACAG GTTGGTTTAAACCTGAAGGTAGCAGTTGTGCAAACTGCTTATGCTAACGGTAGCTCAACAAACTATCTGGAAGACACCATGAAG gtAATAGTGAGGTGTACGAAGACAGGAgtgaaacatcttcatcatGCAGCCCAGGAGTTTGATGTTGGCATTTACTTTGAAGCCAACGGTCATGGAACT GTGTTGTTCAGTGAGGCGGCTGAAGAGAagatccagcagctggtggagaaCGTGACCACTGATGAGGAAAAAAGGAGAGCAGGTCTCCTGCTGCAGAACACTGTGAACGTCATAaaccag ACTGTAGGTGATGCCATTTCTGACATGCTGCTGATTGAAGCCATATTAACCATCAAGGGTATGACTATACAGCAGTGGGACGCCATCTATAGTGATCTGCCTAACAGGCAGCTCAAAGTCAAG GTAGCGGACCGCAGGGTGATCGACACAAAGGATGCAGAGAGAAGAGCCGTGAGCCCAGAAGGACTGCAGGAGTCCATCGACACGCTGGTGAAGAATCACAGACGGGCTCGCTCCTTTGTGAGGCCCTCCGGCACCGAGGACGTGGTCAGGGTTTACGCTGAGGCAGAAACACAG GAGAGCGCTGATGCCCTGGCACATGAAGTCAGCCTTGCAGTATATCATCTCGCTGGAGGAGTGGGGGGTGAACCCAAACTGTTATCCTAG
- the ngs gene encoding notochord granular surface has protein sequence MSRSPERMSSYRRHFEGTFAEPSSYQLRVSSPSPTRRDARYRSVSITRSGGRMGRRSTSRKGGMSSSVSMGALCLGMSLGLGPKLDLDAAAAENRAFVKTRTNERQEMVALNDRLAVYIEKVRTLESQNKLLEAEIEALKSRHVRPSGLRQLYESQLKDLNRVAEQMRVQRDISLAAKDAMLGQLDMLKAKYDEAVEARKKTEHDIETLRPDVDRATSARIALEKHLEHLDAELAFLQRVHKEEIEELMQQIYSVTAKVDLTYGLPDLSTALKQIQSQYDSIAAKNLEEMDTWYRTKFQDLTNASTSHVKSVRSVRDEITGYKKDILSKERELDALKTRNEYLEAQIREAVEKYKKKEEDLEDRIEAIKLELKVTKEKIALLLREYQDLLNVKMALEIEITTYRKLIEGEDNRLSTMVTNLSLTGGQHLSSSVGMRGGSRSVSASSGPLVTSKAAGGFHADSTSSGGEKTPGVKSVKVEMASSDTQTDLEGQATELSERKTVLIRTVKTDVDTYESDTKERTIIISGAADDTDEE, from the exons ATGAGCCGCAGTCCAGAGAGGATGTCCTCCTACCGCCGGCATTTCGAGGGCACCTTTGCCGAGCCATCATCCTACCAGCTCCGGGTGTCCAGTCCCTCGCCCACCCGCAGGGACGCCCGGTACCGCTCGGTCAGCATCACCCGGAGCGGTGGGAGGATGGGGCGCAGGTCCACCTCCAGAAAGGGCGGTATGAGCAG CAGCGTGAGTATGGGGGCGCTCTGCTTGGGGATGTCCCTGGGACTCGGACCAAAACTGGACCTGGATGCGGCTGCAGCAGAGAACCGAGCCTTTGTAAAGACTCGAACCAATGAGAGACAGGAGATGGTTGCCCTCAATGACCGCCTGGCAGTTTACATTGAAAAG GTGCGAACCTTGGAGTCACAAAACAAGCTGCTGGAAGCTGAGATTGAGGCCTTGAAGAGCCGCCATGTCCGACCATCAGGCCTCAGGCAGCTTTATGAGTCTCAGCTGAAGGATCTCAACCGGGTTGCTGAACAAATGAGAGTCCAGAGG GACATATCCTTGGCAGCCAAAGATGCCATGTTGGGCCAGCTAGACATGCTGAAGGCCAAATATGATGAAGCTGTGGAGGCCCGAAAGAAGACAGAGCACGACATTGAGACTCTACGTCCG GATGTTGACAGGGCGACCTCAGCACGGATTGCCCTGGAGAAACATCTGGAACATCTCGATGCTGAGCTGGCCTTCCTACAGAGAGTTCACAAGGAG GAAATTGAGGAGCTGATGCAGCAGATCTATTCAGTGACTGCTAAGGTGGACCTGACCTATGGCCTCCCGGACCTCTCCACTGCTCTCAAACAGATTCAGTCTCAATATGACAGCATCGCCGCCAAAAACCTAGAG GAGATGGACACTTGGTACAGGACAAAGTTTCAGGATCTGACCAATGCCTCCACCAGTCACGTAAAAAGCGTTCGAAGTGTCCGAGATGAAATCACAGGCTATAAAAAGGAT attCTCAGCAAGGAGCGTGAATTGGATGCGTTGAAGACGAGGAACGAGTATTTGGAGGCTCAGATTCGTGAAGCAGtggaaaaatacaagaaaaaagaagaagacttggAG GACCGCATAGAGGCAATTAAACTGGAGCTGAAGGTAACCAAGGAAAAGATTGCTCTGCTGCTGCGGGAATACCAGGACttgttaaatgtaaaaatggcTCTGGAGATCGAGATCACCACCTACAG GAAGCTGATCGAGGGGGAGGACAACCGTCTGAGCACCATGGTAACAAACCTGTCCTTAACTGGAGGCCAGCATCTCTCCTCCAGCGTAGGAATGAGAGGAGGCTCACGATCAGTTTCTGCTAGCTCGGGTCCTCTAGTCACTTCAAAGGCGGCGGGGGGGTTCCATGCTGACTCGACCAGCAGTGGAGGTGAGAAAACTCCTGGTGTCAAAAGTGTCAAAGTGGAGATGGCTTCGTCGGACACGCAGACAGATCTAGAGGGTCAGGCAACTGAGCTGTCTGAGAGGAAGACTGTTCTCATCAG AACAGTTAAGACCGATGTGGACACTTACGAAAGTGACACAAAGGAGCGCACCATCATCATTTCTGGAGCAGCTGATGATACAGATGAAGAATAG